A genomic stretch from Rhodomicrobium vannielii ATCC 17100 includes:
- the tnpB gene encoding IS66 family insertion sequence element accessory protein TnpB (TnpB, as the term is used for proteins encoded by IS66 family insertion elements, is considered an accessory protein, since TnpC, encoded by a neighboring gene, is a DDE family transposase.), which translates to MIPVPTGVRVWLATGHTDMRRGFPSLSLQVQEVLQRDPLSGHLFCFRGRRGDLLKVIWHDGQGACLFYEASGERPVLVAEPG; encoded by the coding sequence ATGATCCCGGTTCCGACCGGCGTGCGGGTGTGGCTGGCGACGGGTCACACCGATATGCGCAGGGGCTTCCCGTCGCTGTCCTTGCAGGTCCAGGAGGTTTTGCAGCGCGATCCTTTGAGCGGCCATCTGTTTTGCTTTCGCGGCCGCCGGGGCGATCTTCTGAAGGTGATCTGGCATGACGGCCAGGGCGCCTGCCTTTTTTACGAAGCGTCTGGAGAAAGGCCGGTTCTTGTGGCCGAGCCCGGCTGA
- the tnpB gene encoding IS66 family insertion sequence element accessory protein TnpB — translation MTARAPAFFTKRLEKGRFLWPSPADGAISISPAQLGYLLSGIDWRNPQKTWRPTSVG, via the coding sequence ATGACGGCCAGGGCGCCTGCCTTTTTTACGAAGCGTCTGGAGAAAGGCCGGTTCTTGTGGCCGAGCCCGGCTGACGGCGCGATCTCGATTTCGCCCGCGCAGCTTGGCTATCTGCTCTCCGGGATCGATTGGCGCAATCCGCAAAAAACCTGGAGACCGACTTCGGTTGGCTGA